A genomic window from Polyangiaceae bacterium includes:
- a CDS encoding RuvA C-terminal domain-containing protein, translating to MGAESVAPAAGAGDVGETLTTLSNAELWSRTLASNARRRRAVALLVAHLAEVERRSLHLREGYSSLYDFCLRGLGMSEGEAHRSISSARVARRFPIAVGMLADGRLHLTGLSLLASRLTESNHAELLEEACGKTKADIQVVLARWFPRPGVPDCVELLGAAGWRGGSNEARTDSVAGSEHCSDVHAGGRAASGAQGAAPGLIECGGHGGAGSGDCRTREQVLGNARGTEFHDSIEPRSAERFAIRFSASAAFKAKLEHARNLMSHVGRSLETVFERALDLLIAERENKCWGKTEKPRRSPGAKHGAPTRHSKREVYERDAGQCTYVSSSGVHCTARAYLNFDHIKERANGGGGAADNGQLLCAAHNQMRARQTFGDAFINDKIARRRRKTRSSSALENERAASPPNIHQRRSQALGDIDRGEDANGESVRQRKSPALDLEGGDDANGESVRQRRSQEARVAGARAHTPSPRARALPMTSAQQSKLVSALTAMGFRTNECRKAVVELASCEGEVTMDQLLRRALASLVPG from the coding sequence ATGGGAGCGGAATCGGTCGCTCCCGCAGCAGGCGCGGGTGACGTTGGCGAAACACTCACGACTCTCTCCAACGCGGAACTCTGGTCCCGTACGCTTGCATCGAATGCGCGACGCCGCCGCGCGGTCGCACTGTTGGTCGCGCACCTGGCCGAAGTGGAGCGGCGTTCGCTTCATCTTCGAGAAGGGTATTCCTCACTCTACGACTTCTGCCTACGCGGTCTGGGCATGAGCGAAGGCGAGGCACACCGCAGCATCTCGAGCGCTCGCGTGGCAAGGCGCTTCCCGATTGCCGTGGGTATGCTGGCCGACGGCCGCCTCCATCTGACGGGGCTGTCGCTGTTGGCGAGCCGACTCACCGAGAGCAACCACGCAGAGTTGCTCGAGGAGGCTTGCGGGAAAACCAAAGCGGACATCCAAGTGGTGCTAGCCCGGTGGTTTCCGAGGCCTGGCGTGCCTGACTGCGTTGAGTTGCTCGGTGCCGCGGGTTGGCGTGGCGGCTCGAACGAAGCACGTACTGACTCAGTGGCTGGATCGGAACACTGCAGCGACGTGCACGCAGGGGGCCGTGCCGCGAGTGGCGCGCAGGGGGCGGCTCCGGGGCTGATCGAATGCGGCGGCCACGGCGGTGCAGGATCTGGCGATTGCAGAACGCGAGAACAGGTGTTGGGGAATGCTCGAGGAACAGAGTTCCACGACAGCATCGAACCACGGTCCGCCGAACGCTTCGCGATTCGCTTCAGTGCCAGCGCCGCCTTCAAGGCGAAGCTCGAACACGCGCGCAACTTGATGAGCCACGTTGGCCGCAGCCTAGAGACAGTATTCGAGCGCGCGCTGGACTTGCTGATTGCCGAGCGCGAGAACAAGTGCTGGGGCAAGACCGAGAAGCCTCGGCGGAGTCCAGGCGCGAAACACGGTGCGCCGACGCGACACTCGAAGCGAGAAGTGTACGAGCGGGATGCGGGTCAGTGCACCTATGTGTCGTCATCCGGCGTGCACTGCACCGCACGGGCCTATCTGAACTTCGATCACATCAAGGAGCGTGCGAACGGCGGCGGGGGTGCAGCTGACAATGGGCAGTTGCTGTGCGCGGCGCACAATCAGATGCGGGCACGGCAAACCTTCGGTGACGCGTTCATCAATGACAAGATCGCACGCCGTCGGCGCAAGACGAGATCGAGTTCCGCTCTCGAGAATGAGCGGGCAGCCTCCCCGCCGAACATCCACCAGCGAAGATCGCAGGCTTTGGGTGACATCGATCGTGGGGAAGACGCCAACGGTGAAAGCGTTCGCCAGCGAAAGTCGCCAGCGTTGGATCTTGAGGGTGGAGACGACGCCAACGGTGAAAGCGTTCGCCAGCGAAGGTCGCAGGAAGCGAGGGTGGCGGGCGCCAGGGCGCATACTCCAAGCCCGAGGGCGCGGGCGCTGCCTATGACTTCAGCACAGCAGTCCAAACTGGTCTCCGCACTCACCGCCATGGGTTTCAGGACGAACGAGTGTCGCAAAGCAGTTGTCGAACTCGCTTCATGCGAAGGTGAAGTCACGATGGACCAGCTGCTCCGTCGCGCATTGGCGTCGCTCGTACCCGGATAG
- a CDS encoding RNA polymerase factor sigma-32, giving the protein MKARQSAEPDEPQEAESEEADEDFSDEAIESEGVIDTTAEVVDVADFKAPRSKSRETAISRVDPMQIYMREVQRHPLLTPQEEHELAVRYAETQDVDAAARMVTANLRLVVKIAYEYRRAYRNMMDLVQEGNIGLMQAVKRYDPYRGVKLSSYAAWWIRAYILRFILNNWRMVKIGTTQAQRKLFFNLSKEKAKLTAMGIEPTHAEIAKRLNVEEKEVVEMDRRLSRGDASLDAPVGESDGRQTSRVELLPSSSRGPGELAESMELQDIVRQKLDEFRETLSGKDLSIFDKRLVAEDPLTLQQLGDEFGVSRERVRQLEARLTGKLRAFLKANLGDAVGVGGQ; this is encoded by the coding sequence GTGAAAGCTCGGCAGAGTGCCGAGCCTGACGAACCGCAAGAAGCCGAAAGCGAGGAAGCCGACGAGGACTTCTCCGACGAAGCGATCGAGAGCGAGGGCGTCATCGACACGACCGCAGAGGTCGTGGACGTCGCGGACTTCAAGGCGCCGCGCAGCAAGAGCCGCGAGACGGCGATCAGTCGCGTCGACCCGATGCAGATCTACATGCGGGAGGTCCAACGCCACCCGCTGTTGACTCCGCAGGAGGAGCACGAGCTGGCAGTTCGCTACGCGGAGACCCAGGACGTAGACGCCGCGGCGCGCATGGTGACGGCCAACCTCCGCCTCGTGGTCAAGATCGCCTACGAGTATCGCCGCGCCTACCGCAACATGATGGACCTCGTGCAAGAGGGAAACATCGGTCTGATGCAGGCTGTGAAGCGCTACGACCCCTACCGTGGTGTGAAGCTCTCCAGCTATGCCGCATGGTGGATTCGCGCCTACATCCTGCGCTTCATCCTGAACAACTGGCGCATGGTGAAGATCGGCACCACTCAAGCCCAGCGCAAGCTGTTCTTCAACTTGAGCAAGGAGAAAGCGAAGCTGACGGCGATGGGTATCGAGCCCACGCACGCGGAGATCGCCAAGCGCTTGAACGTGGAAGAGAAGGAAGTCGTCGAAATGGATCGGCGCCTTTCGCGAGGAGATGCGTCGCTGGATGCTCCTGTTGGCGAATCCGATGGTCGGCAAACCAGCCGCGTGGAGCTACTGCCCTCGTCCAGCCGCGGTCCGGGCGAGCTGGCGGAGAGCATGGAACTCCAGGACATCGTCCGTCAGAAGCTCGACGAGTTCCGGGAGACGCTGTCCGGCAAGGATCTGAGCATCTTCGACAAGCGCTTGGTGGCCGAAGATCCGCTGACTCTGCAGCAGCTAGGGGACGAGTTCGGCGTGTCCCGGGAACGGGTGCGACAGCTCGAAGCGCGCCTCACTGGCAAACTACGCGCATTCTTGAAGGCGAACCTGGGCGACGCGGTGGGTGTGGGCGGGCAATGA
- a CDS encoding agenet domain-containing protein produces MTVRRLLAALGAGMMILVASGAASASRAEIATSDARTPSTASSVEILWGGSWWDGSIVDRRGKSVKVHYTGWGDQWDEWMDASRVRPAGPQGPHAGQVRERVEVSWGGSWWEATVIGRKGAQMKIHYVGWGNEWDEWVEATRVRRARSGRSAH; encoded by the coding sequence ATGACGGTGCGACGACTGCTGGCGGCGTTGGGTGCGGGAATGATGATCCTGGTGGCGAGCGGCGCTGCGAGCGCCAGCCGAGCCGAGATTGCGACCAGCGATGCGCGGACGCCCAGCACCGCAAGCTCCGTCGAGATCTTGTGGGGTGGCAGCTGGTGGGATGGGAGCATCGTCGATCGGCGGGGCAAGTCGGTGAAGGTTCACTACACGGGTTGGGGCGACCAGTGGGACGAGTGGATGGACGCGAGTCGTGTTCGCCCCGCGGGACCGCAAGGGCCCCACGCGGGCCAGGTGCGCGAGCGCGTCGAAGTTTCTTGGGGAGGCAGTTGGTGGGAGGCGACGGTCATCGGGCGCAAGGGCGCGCAGATGAAGATTCACTACGTGGGCTGGGGCAACGAGTGGGACGAGTGGGTCGAGGCGACACGGGTGCGAAGGGCTCGCAGCGGGCGCTCGGCTCATTGA
- a CDS encoding tetratricopeptide repeat protein, which translates to MMRPRVLRLVRPFVLSVAFATVSGYGFAQGAALDAATPAQKKAAQKAFLKGADASSKGKHEEAMAAFKESYDAVASPNPHLMYARELVALGRFADAYEEFDKVIPEAQAAAKTDDKYAQTAEAAHKDMTDLESKIALVSVIGVNDGDILRVGGKEIPRESWGRPIPVMPGSVKVEVATSTGQESSKDVDAQAGSRPVVDMAPAVAEPTPTEKPESGTEVSTDSSKWDKRTWAYVAGGVGVAGLVTFGVFGALANAKHSKLEDECTNGVCPKSLEGDKDTGQTYQTVANVGLVVGIVGLGTGTALYLMSDDKKEKQARKEPPKPSVNVGVGYQSVTVFGSF; encoded by the coding sequence ATGATGCGACCGCGTGTACTTCGCCTCGTTCGCCCGTTCGTGTTGAGCGTCGCCTTCGCCACGGTCAGTGGGTATGGCTTTGCACAAGGCGCCGCCCTCGACGCGGCCACTCCTGCGCAGAAGAAAGCGGCGCAGAAGGCCTTCCTCAAGGGTGCCGATGCTTCGAGCAAGGGCAAGCACGAGGAGGCAATGGCAGCCTTCAAGGAAAGCTACGATGCCGTTGCCAGTCCGAATCCGCATCTGATGTACGCGCGTGAACTCGTCGCGCTCGGGCGATTCGCTGATGCATACGAAGAGTTCGACAAGGTCATTCCCGAAGCACAGGCCGCTGCGAAGACTGACGACAAGTACGCGCAAACCGCCGAAGCCGCTCACAAGGACATGACGGACTTGGAGAGCAAGATCGCTTTGGTCTCGGTGATCGGAGTCAACGACGGTGACATCTTGCGCGTGGGCGGAAAGGAGATCCCCCGAGAGAGTTGGGGACGCCCGATTCCGGTGATGCCCGGCTCCGTGAAGGTGGAAGTGGCCACCTCGACGGGTCAAGAGTCGTCCAAAGACGTCGACGCGCAGGCGGGCTCGCGACCCGTGGTGGACATGGCGCCGGCCGTGGCCGAGCCAACCCCTACCGAAAAGCCCGAGAGCGGCACTGAGGTCTCCACGGACTCCAGCAAGTGGGACAAGCGAACTTGGGCCTACGTCGCAGGCGGCGTTGGCGTTGCGGGCTTGGTCACCTTCGGCGTGTTTGGTGCGCTTGCCAATGCCAAGCACAGCAAGCTCGAAGACGAATGCACCAACGGCGTATGCCCCAAGAGTTTGGAAGGCGACAAGGACACGGGGCAGACCTACCAGACCGTCGCAAATGTCGGGTTGGTCGTCGGAATCGTCGGTCTGGGAACGGGCACCGCGCTCTATCTGATGAGTGACGACAAGAAAGAGAAGCAGGCGCGCAAGGAGCCGCCCAAGCCGTCCGTGAACGTCGGGGTCGGCTATCAATCCGTGACGGTGTTTGGCAGCTTCTGA
- the rsmI gene encoding 16S rRNA (cytidine(1402)-2'-O)-methyltransferase encodes MSPAGQPRGTLFIVGTPIGNLQDLTLRAVETLKQVAVVAAEDTRRTRALLSHLGCSGKRVLAVDAHASGARLEQLMAALEAGQDVALVTDAGMPSVSDPGSAALRLARERDIHVDVIPGPSAVTAAVALSGLVEGPFLFLAFLPRKGRKRRDALDRIAACADPVVLFEAPNRVAATLLELAQQQPERAACVCRELTKLHQEARHGSLRDLSEATGLDRGEITIVLGPAGDAEVPVADADLEPEIDSLLHDGHSVRDIAKMLSERTGRGRRELFQLTLARREASERQGEG; translated from the coding sequence ATGAGCCCCGCCGGGCAGCCCCGCGGAACGTTGTTCATCGTTGGTACGCCCATCGGGAATCTACAAGACCTCACCCTGCGTGCCGTCGAGACCTTGAAACAGGTTGCCGTCGTCGCCGCGGAAGACACACGGCGCACGCGCGCGCTGTTGAGTCACTTGGGTTGCAGTGGAAAGCGCGTGTTAGCGGTGGACGCGCATGCGAGCGGGGCGCGCCTCGAGCAGCTCATGGCAGCGCTCGAGGCGGGACAAGACGTCGCGCTCGTCACCGATGCGGGCATGCCCAGCGTGAGTGACCCGGGCTCGGCGGCGCTGCGGCTGGCGCGGGAGCGGGACATCCACGTCGACGTGATCCCAGGCCCTAGCGCCGTGACTGCGGCCGTCGCCCTTTCTGGCCTGGTGGAGGGGCCGTTCCTATTCCTCGCCTTCTTGCCGCGGAAAGGTCGAAAGCGTCGTGATGCGTTGGATCGGATCGCCGCATGTGCGGATCCGGTGGTGCTCTTCGAAGCCCCGAACCGTGTCGCCGCCACCCTGCTCGAGTTGGCGCAGCAGCAACCGGAACGCGCGGCCTGCGTCTGTCGCGAGTTGACCAAGCTGCATCAAGAAGCGCGGCACGGCAGCTTGCGCGATCTCAGTGAAGCGACGGGGCTCGATCGAGGCGAAATCACCATCGTGCTGGGGCCCGCGGGCGACGCGGAGGTGCCCGTCGCCGACGCCGATCTAGAGCCCGAGATCGACTCCTTGCTTCACGATGGACACAGCGTGCGCGACATCGCAAAGATGCTCTCCGAGCGCACGGGGCGCGGGCGCCGCGAACTCTTTCAGTTGACCCTCGCGCGTCGGGAAGCGAGCGAACGTCAAGGCGAAGGCTGA
- a CDS encoding biopolymer transporter ExbD, translating into MRRGLLGVFCVSVAGLVATGCDDSPPPKNPFDPPASATKAPPPVTEVPKPKGPPELSIDDLGPKVGFTRVLLDKPEGREKLARELDDTKEHFDGKEATLSVVRKAKLAHVVAMVSGLEKVGVTKIIIKTETRKEYPAELTFTPQGKLKDLAPCTVVGMVLDDRGTAVWKIAGGTASKRAKGFAGPDLTMTGETIERYAKACKNSTTFLVSAAEGIEWGLAYDLAASTKKLEGASFDTYALLRETPIAGRKVDLGG; encoded by the coding sequence ATGCGGCGAGGATTACTGGGCGTTTTCTGCGTTTCTGTCGCGGGGCTGGTGGCGACGGGTTGTGACGACAGTCCGCCACCCAAGAATCCCTTCGACCCGCCTGCGTCGGCCACCAAGGCGCCGCCTCCCGTCACCGAAGTGCCCAAGCCGAAAGGGCCCCCGGAGCTGAGTATCGACGATCTGGGACCGAAGGTCGGCTTCACTCGCGTCCTGCTCGACAAGCCCGAAGGCCGTGAGAAGCTGGCCCGAGAGCTCGACGACACCAAGGAGCACTTCGACGGCAAAGAAGCGACGTTGTCTGTCGTTCGCAAGGCCAAGCTCGCGCACGTCGTTGCGATGGTGTCAGGGCTCGAGAAGGTCGGGGTGACGAAGATCATCATCAAGACCGAGACCCGCAAGGAGTACCCAGCCGAGCTGACCTTCACTCCCCAAGGAAAGCTGAAGGATCTGGCGCCCTGCACAGTGGTCGGGATGGTGCTCGACGATCGTGGCACCGCTGTGTGGAAGATCGCTGGCGGCACCGCGAGCAAGCGCGCGAAGGGTTTCGCTGGGCCGGACCTGACGATGACTGGTGAGACCATCGAGCGCTATGCCAAGGCCTGCAAGAACTCCACGACCTTCCTCGTGTCGGCCGCGGAAGGCATCGAGTGGGGCCTGGCCTACGATTTGGCGGCTTCCACCAAGAAGCTGGAGGGTGCGAGCTTCGATACCTACGCACTACTGCGCGAGACGCCGATCGCGGGTCGAAAAGTCGACCTCGGCGGCTGA